Proteins from one Gallus gallus isolate bGalGal1 chromosome 15, bGalGal1.mat.broiler.GRCg7b, whole genome shotgun sequence genomic window:
- the AP1B1 gene encoding AP-1 complex subunit beta-1 isoform X6 has protein sequence MTDSKYFTTTKKGEIFELKAELNSDKKEKKKEAVKKVIASMTVGKDVSALFPDVVNCMQTDNLELKKLVYLYLMNYAKSQPDMAIMAVNTFVKDCEDPNPLIRALAVRTMGCIRVDKITEYLCEPLRKCLKDEDPYVRKTAAVCVAKLHDINAQLVEDQGFLDTLKDLISDSNPMVVANAVAALSEIAESHPSSNLLDLNPQSINKLLTALNECTEWGQIFILDCLANYMPKDDREAQSICERVTPRLSHANSAVVLSAVKVLMKFMEMLSKDLDYYGTLLKKLAPPLVTLLSAEPELQYVALRNINLIVQKRPEILKHEMKVFFVKYNDPIYVKLEKLDIMIRLASQANIAQVLAELKEYATEVDVDFVRKAVRAIGRCAIKVEQSAERCVSTLLDLIQTKVNYVVQEAIVVIKDIFRKYPNKYESVIATLCENLDSLDEPEARAAMIWIVGEYAERIDNADELLESFLEGFHDESTQVQLQLLTAIVKLFLKKPTETQELVQQVLSLATQDSDNPDLRDRGYIYWRLLSTDPVAAKEVVLAEKPLISEETDLIEPTLLDELICYIGTLASVYHKPPSAFVEGSRGVVHKSLPPRTGSSESAESPDAAPSAGQAAEQPAVIPAQGDLLGDLLNLDLGPPVSGPPLAASSVQMGAVDLLGGGLDSLMGGSGFTAPGPAAPAAMGAPLGSGLGDLFDLTGGVGTLSGSYVAPKTVWLPAMKAKGLEISGTFSRQVGSICMDLVLTNKALQVMSDFAIQFNRNSFGLAPAAPLQVHAPLAPNQSVEISLPLNTVGSVMKMDPLNNLQVAVKNNIDVFYFSTLYPLHILFVEDGKMERQMFLATWKDIPNENEAQFQIKDCSLNADAVSSKLQGSNIFTIAKRNVEGQDMLYQSLKLTNGIWVLAELRIQPSNPSFTLSLKCRAPEVSQYVYQAYDAILKN, from the exons ATGACGGACTCCAAGTACTTCACCACCACCAAGAAGG GGGAGATCTTtgagctgaaggcagagctgaacagtgacaagaaggagaagaagaaggaggcGGTGAAGAAGGTGATCGCCTCCATGACTGTGGGCAAAGACGTCAG CGCTCTCTTCCCGGATGTGGTGAACTGCATGCAGACGGACAACCTGGAGCTGAAGAAGCTGGTCTACCTCTACCTGATGAACTACGCCAAGAGCCAGCCTGACATGGCCATCATGGCTGTCAACACCTTCGTGAAG GACTGTGAGGACCCGAACCCGCTGATCCGGGCCCTGGCAGTGCGGACCATGGGCTGCATCCGTGTGGACAAGATAACGGAGTACCTCTGTGAGCCGCTGCGCAAGTGCCTGAAGGATGAGGACCCGTACGTGCGCAAGACGGCGGCCGTCTGCGTGGCCAAGCTCCATGACATCAACGCCCAGCTGGTGGAGGACCAGGGCTTCCTGGACACCCTCAAGGACCTCATCTCGGACTCCAACCCCATG GTAGTGGCTAACGCAGTAGCAGCGCTGTCGGAGATCGCCGAGTCGCACCCGAGCAGTAACCTGCTGGACCTCAACCCCCAGTCCATCAAcaagctgctcacagccctgaACGAGTGCACCGAATGGGGACAGATCTTCATCCTGGACTGCCTGGCCAACTACATGCCCAAGGATGACCGGGAGGCCCAGAG CATCTGCGAGCGGGTGACGCCCCGGCTGTCCCACGCCAACTCTGCAGTGGTGCTCTCAGCAGTGAAGGTGCTGATGAAGTTCATGGAGATGCTGTCCAAGGACCTGGATTACTACGGTACGCTGCTGAAGAAGCTGGCCCCGCCGCTCGTCACCCTGCTGTCTGCTGAGCCCGAGCTGCAGTACGTGGCTCTGCGCAACATCAACCTCATCGTGCAGAAGAG ACCTGAAATCCTAAAGCATGAGATGAAGGTGTTCTTCGTCAAGTACAACGACCCCATCTATGTCAAGCTGGAGAAGTTGGACATCATGATCCGCCTGGCTTCCCAGGCCAACATTGCACAG GTGCTGGCCGAGCTGAAGGAATATGCCACGGAGGTGGATGTAGACTTTGTGAGGAAGGCAGTCCGAGCCATTGGCCGCTGCGCCATCAAGGTGGAG CAATCAGCAGAGCGCTGCGTCAGCACCCTGCTGGACCTCATCCAGACCAAGGTCAACTACGTGGTGCAGGAGGCCATCGTCGTCATTAAGGACATCTTCCGCAAGTACCCCAACAA GTATGAGAGTGTCATTGCCACCCTGTGTGAGAACCTGGACTCCCTGGATGAGCCTGAGGCACGGGCTGCCATGATCTGGATCGTGGGCGAGTACGCCGAGCGCATCGACAATGCTgatgagctgctggagagcttCCTGGAGGGCTTCCACGATGAAAGCACCCAG gtccagctgcagctgctgacgGCCATCGTGAAGCTTTTCCTGAAGAAGCCCACTGAGACCCAGGAGCTGGTGCAGCAAGTGCTGAGCCTGGCCACACAG GACTCCGACAACCCTGACCTGCGGGACCGTGGCTACATCTACTGGCGCCTGCTGTCCACTGACCCTGTGGCTGCCAAGGAGGTGGTGCTGGCAGAGAAGCCACTTATTTCTGAAGAGACAGACCTGATTGAGCCCACGCTGCTGGATGAGCTCATCTGCTACATCGGGACGTTGGCCTCTGTCTATCACAAGCCACCCAGCGCCTTCgtggaggggagcagaggggttGTGCACAAGAGCCTGCCCCCACGAACAGGCTC GAGTGAGAGTGCCGAGAGCCCCGACGCAGCCCCCTCAGCTGGGCAGGCAGCGGAGCAGCCGGCCGTCATCCCTGCACAGGGTGACCTGCTGGGTGACCTGCTGAACCTGGACCTGGGCCCCCCGGTCAGTGGGCCTCCCCTGGCCGCCTCCTCTGTGCAGATGGGAGCTGTGGACCTCCTGGGAGGGGGCCTGGATAGCCTG ATGGGTGGCAGTGGCTTCAcagcgcccggccccgcagcaCCAGCTGCTATGGGAGCACCTCTTGGCAGTGGCCTGGGGGACCTCTTCGACCTCACCGGGGGAGTGGGCACTCTGTCGGGGTCCTACGTGGCACCCAAGACG GTGTGGCTCCCTGCCATGAAAGCCAAGGGGCTGGAGATCTCTGGCACCTTCAGCCGGCAGGTGGGCTCCATCTGCATGGACCTGGTGCTGACCAACAAGGCCCTGCAGGTCATGTCTGACTTTGCGATCCAGTTCAACCGCAACAG CTTTGGCCTGgccccagctgcccctctccAGGTGCATGCACCCCTTGCCCCCAACCAGTCGGTGGAGATCTCCCTCCCACTGAACACTGTGGGCTCTGTCATGAAGATGGATCCCCTCAACAACCTGCAG GTTGCGGTGAAGAACAATATTGATGTCTTCTACTTCAGCACCCTCTACCCTCTGCACATCCTCTTCGTGGAGGATGGGAAGATGG AGCGGCAGATGTTCCTCGCCACCTGGAAGGACATTCCCAACGAAAACGAGGCCCAGTTCCAGATCAAGGACTGTTCCCTCAATGCAG ACGCTGTCAGCAGCAAGCTCCAAGGCAGCAACATCTTCACCATCGCCAAGAGGAACGTGGAAGGCCAGGACATGCTCTACCAGTCTCTGAAGCTCACCAATGGCATCTGGGTGTTGGCCGAGCTCCGCATCCAGCCCAGCAACCCCAGCTTCACG cTGTCACTAAAATGCCGGGCGCCCGAGGTCTCCCAGTACGTGTACCAGGCCTACGATGCCATCCTGAAGAACTGA
- the AP1B1 gene encoding AP-1 complex subunit beta-1 isoform X3, with amino-acid sequence MTDSKYFTTTKKGEIFELKAELNSDKKEKKKEAVKKVIASMTVGKDVSALFPDVVNCMQTDNLELKKLVYLYLMNYAKSQPDMAIMAVNTFVKDCEDPNPLIRALAVRTMGCIRVDKITEYLCEPLRKCLKDEDPYVRKTAAVCVAKLHDINAQLVEDQGFLDTLKDLISDSNPMVVANAVAALSEIAESHPSSNLLDLNPQSINKLLTALNECTEWGQIFILDCLANYMPKDDREAQSICERVTPRLSHANSAVVLSAVKVLMKFMEMLSKDLDYYGTLLKKLAPPLVTLLSAEPELQYVALRNINLIVQKRPEILKHEMKVFFVKYNDPIYVKLEKLDIMIRLASQANIAQVLAELKEYATEVDVDFVRKAVRAIGRCAIKVEQSAERCVSTLLDLIQTKVNYVVQEAIVVIKDIFRKYPNKYESVIATLCENLDSLDEPEARAAMIWIVGEYAERIDNADELLESFLEGFHDESTQVQLQLLTAIVKLFLKKPTETQELVQQVLSLATQDSDNPDLRDRGYIYWRLLSTDPVAAKEVVLAEKPLISEETDLIEPTLLDELICYIGTLASVYHKPPSAFVEGSRGVVHKSLPPRTGSSESAESPDAAPSAGQAAEQPAVIPAQGDLLGDLLNLDLGPPVSGPPLAASSVQMGAVDLLGGGLDSLLRSDVGGSPAMGGSGFTAPGPAAPAAMGAPLGSGLGDLFDLTGGVGTLSGSYVAPKTVWLPAMKAKGLEISGTFSRQVGSICMDLVLTNKALQVMSDFAIQFNRNSFGLAPAAPLQVHAPLAPNQSVEISLPLNTVGSVMKMDPLNNLQVAVKNNIDVFYFSTLYPLHILFVEDGKMERQMFLATWKDIPNENEAQFQIKDCSLNADAVSSKLQGSNIFTIAKRNVEGQDMLYQSLKLTNGIWVLAELRIQPSNPSFTDLELSLKCRAPEVSQYVYQAYDAILKN; translated from the exons ATGACGGACTCCAAGTACTTCACCACCACCAAGAAGG GGGAGATCTTtgagctgaaggcagagctgaacagtgacaagaaggagaagaagaaggaggcGGTGAAGAAGGTGATCGCCTCCATGACTGTGGGCAAAGACGTCAG CGCTCTCTTCCCGGATGTGGTGAACTGCATGCAGACGGACAACCTGGAGCTGAAGAAGCTGGTCTACCTCTACCTGATGAACTACGCCAAGAGCCAGCCTGACATGGCCATCATGGCTGTCAACACCTTCGTGAAG GACTGTGAGGACCCGAACCCGCTGATCCGGGCCCTGGCAGTGCGGACCATGGGCTGCATCCGTGTGGACAAGATAACGGAGTACCTCTGTGAGCCGCTGCGCAAGTGCCTGAAGGATGAGGACCCGTACGTGCGCAAGACGGCGGCCGTCTGCGTGGCCAAGCTCCATGACATCAACGCCCAGCTGGTGGAGGACCAGGGCTTCCTGGACACCCTCAAGGACCTCATCTCGGACTCCAACCCCATG GTAGTGGCTAACGCAGTAGCAGCGCTGTCGGAGATCGCCGAGTCGCACCCGAGCAGTAACCTGCTGGACCTCAACCCCCAGTCCATCAAcaagctgctcacagccctgaACGAGTGCACCGAATGGGGACAGATCTTCATCCTGGACTGCCTGGCCAACTACATGCCCAAGGATGACCGGGAGGCCCAGAG CATCTGCGAGCGGGTGACGCCCCGGCTGTCCCACGCCAACTCTGCAGTGGTGCTCTCAGCAGTGAAGGTGCTGATGAAGTTCATGGAGATGCTGTCCAAGGACCTGGATTACTACGGTACGCTGCTGAAGAAGCTGGCCCCGCCGCTCGTCACCCTGCTGTCTGCTGAGCCCGAGCTGCAGTACGTGGCTCTGCGCAACATCAACCTCATCGTGCAGAAGAG ACCTGAAATCCTAAAGCATGAGATGAAGGTGTTCTTCGTCAAGTACAACGACCCCATCTATGTCAAGCTGGAGAAGTTGGACATCATGATCCGCCTGGCTTCCCAGGCCAACATTGCACAG GTGCTGGCCGAGCTGAAGGAATATGCCACGGAGGTGGATGTAGACTTTGTGAGGAAGGCAGTCCGAGCCATTGGCCGCTGCGCCATCAAGGTGGAG CAATCAGCAGAGCGCTGCGTCAGCACCCTGCTGGACCTCATCCAGACCAAGGTCAACTACGTGGTGCAGGAGGCCATCGTCGTCATTAAGGACATCTTCCGCAAGTACCCCAACAA GTATGAGAGTGTCATTGCCACCCTGTGTGAGAACCTGGACTCCCTGGATGAGCCTGAGGCACGGGCTGCCATGATCTGGATCGTGGGCGAGTACGCCGAGCGCATCGACAATGCTgatgagctgctggagagcttCCTGGAGGGCTTCCACGATGAAAGCACCCAG gtccagctgcagctgctgacgGCCATCGTGAAGCTTTTCCTGAAGAAGCCCACTGAGACCCAGGAGCTGGTGCAGCAAGTGCTGAGCCTGGCCACACAG GACTCCGACAACCCTGACCTGCGGGACCGTGGCTACATCTACTGGCGCCTGCTGTCCACTGACCCTGTGGCTGCCAAGGAGGTGGTGCTGGCAGAGAAGCCACTTATTTCTGAAGAGACAGACCTGATTGAGCCCACGCTGCTGGATGAGCTCATCTGCTACATCGGGACGTTGGCCTCTGTCTATCACAAGCCACCCAGCGCCTTCgtggaggggagcagaggggttGTGCACAAGAGCCTGCCCCCACGAACAGGCTC GAGTGAGAGTGCCGAGAGCCCCGACGCAGCCCCCTCAGCTGGGCAGGCAGCGGAGCAGCCGGCCGTCATCCCTGCACAGGGTGACCTGCTGGGTGACCTGCTGAACCTGGACCTGGGCCCCCCGGTCAGTGGGCCTCCCCTGGCCGCCTCCTCTGTGCAGATGGGAGCTGTGGACCTCCTGGGAGGGGGCCTGGATAGCCTG CTGCGCAGTGATGTGGGAGGCAGTCCTGCT ATGGGTGGCAGTGGCTTCAcagcgcccggccccgcagcaCCAGCTGCTATGGGAGCACCTCTTGGCAGTGGCCTGGGGGACCTCTTCGACCTCACCGGGGGAGTGGGCACTCTGTCGGGGTCCTACGTGGCACCCAAGACG GTGTGGCTCCCTGCCATGAAAGCCAAGGGGCTGGAGATCTCTGGCACCTTCAGCCGGCAGGTGGGCTCCATCTGCATGGACCTGGTGCTGACCAACAAGGCCCTGCAGGTCATGTCTGACTTTGCGATCCAGTTCAACCGCAACAG CTTTGGCCTGgccccagctgcccctctccAGGTGCATGCACCCCTTGCCCCCAACCAGTCGGTGGAGATCTCCCTCCCACTGAACACTGTGGGCTCTGTCATGAAGATGGATCCCCTCAACAACCTGCAG GTTGCGGTGAAGAACAATATTGATGTCTTCTACTTCAGCACCCTCTACCCTCTGCACATCCTCTTCGTGGAGGATGGGAAGATGG AGCGGCAGATGTTCCTCGCCACCTGGAAGGACATTCCCAACGAAAACGAGGCCCAGTTCCAGATCAAGGACTGTTCCCTCAATGCAG ACGCTGTCAGCAGCAAGCTCCAAGGCAGCAACATCTTCACCATCGCCAAGAGGAACGTGGAAGGCCAGGACATGCTCTACCAGTCTCTGAAGCTCACCAATGGCATCTGGGTGTTGGCCGAGCTCCGCATCCAGCCCAGCAACCCCAGCTTCACG GATTTGGAG cTGTCACTAAAATGCCGGGCGCCCGAGGTCTCCCAGTACGTGTACCAGGCCTACGATGCCATCCTGAAGAACTGA
- the AP1B1 gene encoding AP-1 complex subunit beta-1 isoform X5: MTDSKYFTTTKKGEIFELKAELNSDKKEKKKEAVKKVIASMTVGKDVSALFPDVVNCMQTDNLELKKLVYLYLMNYAKSQPDMAIMAVNTFVKDCEDPNPLIRALAVRTMGCIRVDKITEYLCEPLRKCLKDEDPYVRKTAAVCVAKLHDINAQLVEDQGFLDTLKDLISDSNPMVVANAVAALSEIAESHPSSNLLDLNPQSINKLLTALNECTEWGQIFILDCLANYMPKDDREAQSICERVTPRLSHANSAVVLSAVKVLMKFMEMLSKDLDYYGTLLKKLAPPLVTLLSAEPELQYVALRNINLIVQKRPEILKHEMKVFFVKYNDPIYVKLEKLDIMIRLASQANIAQVLAELKEYATEVDVDFVRKAVRAIGRCAIKVEQSAERCVSTLLDLIQTKVNYVVQEAIVVIKDIFRKYPNKYESVIATLCENLDSLDEPEARAAMIWIVGEYAERIDNADELLESFLEGFHDESTQVQLQLLTAIVKLFLKKPTETQELVQQVLSLATQDSDNPDLRDRGYIYWRLLSTDPVAAKEVVLAEKPLISEETDLIEPTLLDELICYIGTLASVYHKPPSAFVEGSRGVVHKSLPPRTGSSESAESPDAAPSAGQAAEQPAVIPAQGDLLGDLLNLDLGPPVSGPPLAASSVQMGAVDLLGGGLDSLMGGSGFTAPGPAAPAAMGAPLGSGLGDLFDLTGGVGTLSGSYVAPKTVWLPAMKAKGLEISGTFSRQVGSICMDLVLTNKALQVMSDFAIQFNRNSFGLAPAAPLQVHAPLAPNQSVEISLPLNTVGSVMKMDPLNNLQVAVKNNIDVFYFSTLYPLHILFVEDGKMERQMFLATWKDIPNENEAQFQIKDCSLNADAVSSKLQGSNIFTIAKRNVEGQDMLYQSLKLTNGIWVLAELRIQPSNPSFTDLELSLKCRAPEVSQYVYQAYDAILKN, from the exons ATGACGGACTCCAAGTACTTCACCACCACCAAGAAGG GGGAGATCTTtgagctgaaggcagagctgaacagtgacaagaaggagaagaagaaggaggcGGTGAAGAAGGTGATCGCCTCCATGACTGTGGGCAAAGACGTCAG CGCTCTCTTCCCGGATGTGGTGAACTGCATGCAGACGGACAACCTGGAGCTGAAGAAGCTGGTCTACCTCTACCTGATGAACTACGCCAAGAGCCAGCCTGACATGGCCATCATGGCTGTCAACACCTTCGTGAAG GACTGTGAGGACCCGAACCCGCTGATCCGGGCCCTGGCAGTGCGGACCATGGGCTGCATCCGTGTGGACAAGATAACGGAGTACCTCTGTGAGCCGCTGCGCAAGTGCCTGAAGGATGAGGACCCGTACGTGCGCAAGACGGCGGCCGTCTGCGTGGCCAAGCTCCATGACATCAACGCCCAGCTGGTGGAGGACCAGGGCTTCCTGGACACCCTCAAGGACCTCATCTCGGACTCCAACCCCATG GTAGTGGCTAACGCAGTAGCAGCGCTGTCGGAGATCGCCGAGTCGCACCCGAGCAGTAACCTGCTGGACCTCAACCCCCAGTCCATCAAcaagctgctcacagccctgaACGAGTGCACCGAATGGGGACAGATCTTCATCCTGGACTGCCTGGCCAACTACATGCCCAAGGATGACCGGGAGGCCCAGAG CATCTGCGAGCGGGTGACGCCCCGGCTGTCCCACGCCAACTCTGCAGTGGTGCTCTCAGCAGTGAAGGTGCTGATGAAGTTCATGGAGATGCTGTCCAAGGACCTGGATTACTACGGTACGCTGCTGAAGAAGCTGGCCCCGCCGCTCGTCACCCTGCTGTCTGCTGAGCCCGAGCTGCAGTACGTGGCTCTGCGCAACATCAACCTCATCGTGCAGAAGAG ACCTGAAATCCTAAAGCATGAGATGAAGGTGTTCTTCGTCAAGTACAACGACCCCATCTATGTCAAGCTGGAGAAGTTGGACATCATGATCCGCCTGGCTTCCCAGGCCAACATTGCACAG GTGCTGGCCGAGCTGAAGGAATATGCCACGGAGGTGGATGTAGACTTTGTGAGGAAGGCAGTCCGAGCCATTGGCCGCTGCGCCATCAAGGTGGAG CAATCAGCAGAGCGCTGCGTCAGCACCCTGCTGGACCTCATCCAGACCAAGGTCAACTACGTGGTGCAGGAGGCCATCGTCGTCATTAAGGACATCTTCCGCAAGTACCCCAACAA GTATGAGAGTGTCATTGCCACCCTGTGTGAGAACCTGGACTCCCTGGATGAGCCTGAGGCACGGGCTGCCATGATCTGGATCGTGGGCGAGTACGCCGAGCGCATCGACAATGCTgatgagctgctggagagcttCCTGGAGGGCTTCCACGATGAAAGCACCCAG gtccagctgcagctgctgacgGCCATCGTGAAGCTTTTCCTGAAGAAGCCCACTGAGACCCAGGAGCTGGTGCAGCAAGTGCTGAGCCTGGCCACACAG GACTCCGACAACCCTGACCTGCGGGACCGTGGCTACATCTACTGGCGCCTGCTGTCCACTGACCCTGTGGCTGCCAAGGAGGTGGTGCTGGCAGAGAAGCCACTTATTTCTGAAGAGACAGACCTGATTGAGCCCACGCTGCTGGATGAGCTCATCTGCTACATCGGGACGTTGGCCTCTGTCTATCACAAGCCACCCAGCGCCTTCgtggaggggagcagaggggttGTGCACAAGAGCCTGCCCCCACGAACAGGCTC GAGTGAGAGTGCCGAGAGCCCCGACGCAGCCCCCTCAGCTGGGCAGGCAGCGGAGCAGCCGGCCGTCATCCCTGCACAGGGTGACCTGCTGGGTGACCTGCTGAACCTGGACCTGGGCCCCCCGGTCAGTGGGCCTCCCCTGGCCGCCTCCTCTGTGCAGATGGGAGCTGTGGACCTCCTGGGAGGGGGCCTGGATAGCCTG ATGGGTGGCAGTGGCTTCAcagcgcccggccccgcagcaCCAGCTGCTATGGGAGCACCTCTTGGCAGTGGCCTGGGGGACCTCTTCGACCTCACCGGGGGAGTGGGCACTCTGTCGGGGTCCTACGTGGCACCCAAGACG GTGTGGCTCCCTGCCATGAAAGCCAAGGGGCTGGAGATCTCTGGCACCTTCAGCCGGCAGGTGGGCTCCATCTGCATGGACCTGGTGCTGACCAACAAGGCCCTGCAGGTCATGTCTGACTTTGCGATCCAGTTCAACCGCAACAG CTTTGGCCTGgccccagctgcccctctccAGGTGCATGCACCCCTTGCCCCCAACCAGTCGGTGGAGATCTCCCTCCCACTGAACACTGTGGGCTCTGTCATGAAGATGGATCCCCTCAACAACCTGCAG GTTGCGGTGAAGAACAATATTGATGTCTTCTACTTCAGCACCCTCTACCCTCTGCACATCCTCTTCGTGGAGGATGGGAAGATGG AGCGGCAGATGTTCCTCGCCACCTGGAAGGACATTCCCAACGAAAACGAGGCCCAGTTCCAGATCAAGGACTGTTCCCTCAATGCAG ACGCTGTCAGCAGCAAGCTCCAAGGCAGCAACATCTTCACCATCGCCAAGAGGAACGTGGAAGGCCAGGACATGCTCTACCAGTCTCTGAAGCTCACCAATGGCATCTGGGTGTTGGCCGAGCTCCGCATCCAGCCCAGCAACCCCAGCTTCACG GATTTGGAG cTGTCACTAAAATGCCGGGCGCCCGAGGTCTCCCAGTACGTGTACCAGGCCTACGATGCCATCCTGAAGAACTGA